taaaggacatgctaaaatggtctcttacgataagcaaagcgttcttgagggtacacgagattttcatctagtcactttcaccatgttggttcgatttgtgtttgctactttgataatttgatatgtgggtggaccggtgcttaggtgctgttcttacttgaacaaacctcctacttatgattaaccctcccgcaagcatccgcaactacgagaaaagtattaagaataaattctaaccatagcattaaagttttggatccaatcggtcccttacggaatagcgcataaactggggtttaagcttctgtcactctcgcagcccatcatctaattgctactccacaatgcattcccttaggcccaaatatggtgaagtgtcatgtagtcgacgttaacatgacaccactaagggaatcacaacatacatactatcaaaatatcgaacacatatcaagttcacatgattacttgcaacatgatttctccggtgacctcaagaacaaaggtaactactcacaaatgataaacatgctcatgatcataggagtattaaatagcatattggatctgaacatataatcttccaccaaataaaccatatagtaatcaactacaagatgtaatcaacactactagtcacccacaagcaccaatctatagttccggaaacaagattgaacacaagagatgaactagggtttgagatgagatggtgttgttgaagatgttgatggagattgccctccccaagatgggagagttgttgttgatgatgatgacgatgatttccccctccaggagggaagttcccccggcggaattgctccactggagggcaaaagtgctcctacccaagttccgcctcgaggcggcggtgctccgtcctgaaagtcctctctttattttttctaggtcaaaatgacctatgtaccagaagatgggcaccggaggtggtccTAGGtgagcacagcccaccagggcgcgcctaggctccctggcgcgcccaggtgggttgtgcccacctggtgggccccctctggtagttatttgctccaataattcttaaatgtttcataaaaaatcctcgtgaagtttcagcttatttggagttgtgcagaataggtagcctggcgtagcttcttcaggtccagatttccaggtgtcgggattctccctctttgtgtataccttgcatattatgagagaaaaggcattagaattaatccaaaaagcattattatggatagaaaaattataaataacagtaagaaaacatgatgcaaaatggacgtatcacggagccaccgccacctcctgttcgtccttgggagggcagatctggagtccgttttgggctccgaagaggggaaatcgtcgccatcgtcatcatcaaccatcctctatcaccaacttcatgatgctcaccgcgtgcgtgagtaatcccatcgtaggcttgctggacggtgatgggttggatgagatctacgatgtaatcgagttagttttgttagggtttgatccctagtatccactgtgttctaagattgatgttgctatgactttgctatgcttaatgcttgtcactagggcccgattgccatgatttcagatatgaacctattatgatttcatgaatatatttgtgttcttgatcctagcttgcaagttatagtcacctactacgtgttatgatctggcaaccccggagtgacaatagtcgggacacttcccggtgatgaccgtagtttgaggagttcatgtattcactaagtgctaatgctttggtccggtactctattaaaaggaggccttaatatcccttagtttccaatatgaccccgctgccacgggagggtgaaacagaagatgtcatgcaagttcttttccataagcacgtatgactatattcggaatacatgcctacattatattgatgaattggagctagttctgtgtcaccctgtgttataactgttgcatggtgaatgctatccgacataattatccatcattgatccattgcctacgagcccgtttcatattgatctttgcttagttacttttccgttgccactgttatgattgctacaaaactactactgttaattttgccaccattaccgctacttccatacacctttgctactaaatattttgctgcagatattaagtttttcaggtgtggttgaattgacaactcatttgctaatacttgagaatattctttggctccccttgtgtcgaatcaataaatttgggttgaatactctaccctcgaaaactgttgcgatcccctacacttgtgggttatcaatgtgcctgttgtggttgcaaacgttactatcttaaaggactttgttattcttgatattcccgaggacgacagtatgttgatcatccttggtagaccctttttgaatactgcaggggctgttgttgattgcaacaaaggcaatgtcacttttcatgttaatggtaatgagcatacggtacactttccaaagaaacaacctcaagttcatagtatcaattctattggaaaaatttcaacttttactattcactactgcaggatggtccaaacgcgacactacgatcagagacccttggacgaaactgtgtgcgatgccataatcccaaacggtggtgtaaaaaacccgtcaaaaaaggtgcaaaacgtttgcgatgacggatgcatctaacacggtttagattttagttgcgtgtgcgatgcagggcatacagttcagttcaattaactatttgagatgaggaggaacaaaagaaacgggcagccagatgaaggcgtgtgcgatatatagcatacggttcactaggatgaactgtgtgtgattaggcaacacaatgaaaatggttcaactgaacaagatgtgtgtgatacacggcaaacaggtccgtaatcagaaatgtgtgcgaagaccaataataacatagacgattgctgctaataagccgtgtgatttgctctgtctacagtagaataacatgtgtcTATATATATAAAGTAGCACTATTCTACTtctgggatcagaatagttatttgaaTCACGACGCGCGGGCCAGACGGGATGTTCCCGAACTCCCGAAAACGCAAAACAAAGAAACCTGACCGGTCCCATCCAGCCCCTTCAACCGGCCCACTCCCCACCCCACGAACTTCCCAACCACCACCACCTCTCGCTCTCGCACCACGTCTGGGCTCTGCCccatcctcccgccgccgccgccgacctggcTCCGGCgcacctcctcccgccgccgccctggcTCCAGAGCACCTCCTGCCGCCGTCCCCTCGGCCCAAGCGCGCCACCCGTCGCCGCCCATCCCACTCCTCGGCCCGAGGCGCCTCccaccgccgcccccgtccccgacGCACCTAATACCGCCGGCCCGCTCGCCCCAACGCCCCACCCGCTGctggccaccggagccgccgcccccatTCGCGTGCTGCGCCATGGCGACGCGCGCCCGTCCCTCCCTTTGCCCTGCTGCCAAATCCACAACGCGCACCTCCGCGACCCTCTCCCGGATCCACCGGTACAGGTGATGGTCGCGCCGCCTGTGCGGAGCCCATAGTGTTCGATGCATCTCTCGGTCACCGCGTCCCGCTCCTCTTCCACCTCCTGCAGTGGCTGCGAGATCCTCTCGCTCTTCTTCTTTGTATGTGCCTCGCCGGTGACATCCGCTGGTGGTGGTGTAGTGACCaccgctggtggtggtggtggttaggaggaggaagaagatgcagATCACTGCAGATGGGGCAGGGCGTCGACAGGAGAAGCAGGGCGTGGCGGTTTGATATTCATCTAAGCTACTGTCGCTGTTCTAAATCTCTCTCATGTGTATATTGTTGATGCTGCTCCATCTCTCTTTCTGTTGGTGTTTGTTGCCCAAGTCCAGCACTATCACGGGATGAATTGCTTCTACTTTTCTTCTAAAATCttgatgccatgtcttgttttgcatAATGGATGATTGTGTTCTTTTTATTCTTGatcatttttctgaattttttgccCTGTGCATTCATGTGTTCTCAAACCTGTATTCTGTCTCCAGGTAACGCCGCCACATTCTCCGGCCTGGCCCGGCGCTCCACGCCTCTGCCCCAACTCCCTGCTCGCAACGGCGCGATTCATCACATACTATCGGATTTCATCGGAGGAGGTCCCCTGCTGCACCTCCGCCTCCTGGGCCCGCTGGCGGAACTCCTGTGTTACTCCTCACGGCTGCACTACTCTCTCTCACTCTCCTGTCTCTCTCTTTCTGATAGAGGCGATTTCATCGGAACAAATTCATGTACATGCTTGATTGCAAGTATTTTTTTCCTAGATGCGAACAAGAACCCATGGCTTGATGTTTCTTATTTGTAATATTGCGTAATCACATGTTTGATTCtatgcaaaaaagaaagaatatCTGTAAGTTCAAACACGCCAATTGCAGAAGTTCGAAATTCCTATCCAATAAGAACAAAAAAGTATGCTCTCTAAAGCTGCTTGTGTTTATGACTAAAAAAAATTGTTTTCTCTAGAACAAAACACTAAGTTATATTTTCTTCCCTCTGAACATAAATTTTCTATTTCCAACTATAGAAGTAAACACTTTGATGTACAGTAATATCTTTATTTTGAAAAAAGAGAAAAACACGATGAGAAAGGTTGTAGAGCCCTATGATGTTCAGTTTGTTTCCCTTTCTGAAGTTCAATTTGTTTTGCTTTTCGAAGTTCTCGTTGTTGAGTTCTAAAGAGAAAGGTTGCTTCACTTGCACTCCACTATCTAGTCATGTGTGGTGATCTCCTCGACACCTCGGTTTTCTACGAAAAATATAAGTATGAAGTTTAATTCAAAAAAGATggtttgatgcttatttaaaaaccATATTTTTCTAATAataaaacaaagaagttcaaattaaaaaagcaGAGAAGTTCAAACTTTATAAAAACCTCAGAttttttctcgttactaaagaataaaatgaagaagttcaaattaaaataaaagaaaaaactaaTCTTTTTAAATAGAATATTAAAGTGCAATATTACATTGCACTAAAAAAAAAGAGGTTTACAAAAACTTATGAGGATGCTGATAATTTAAAATTCTGGAAGTTCAAAAGAATgagcaagaagttcaaataaaaaaggtaCTTCAAACATCTCTATAAAAACAGATtttcccctttttgaaaaaaacagagaagttcaaattaaaaagagGAACATTTCAAAATAATATTTTTTCCCGTTCTAAAAgcactagaagttcaaattaaaaaaaaggtgtgGTTCTATGTTTATAAAGAAAAAGGATTTTCCCCATTAATAACAaattaaaccaagaagttcaaattaaaataacgaaGCAATTCAACGTTTCTTCTCAGTGGCCACGTACTATTTTTTTTCTTGTAAAAATGTGTATTCCCAATTAAAAGACATAGAGGTTCAACTTTAAATAATCGAGtagttcaatatttattacataactaggacttttcctgttactaatgaataacaccaagaagcCCTAAATTAAAAGTTTGAAGTTGTTTGATGTttataaaaactcagattttcctcaaaagattaaaaccaagaagttcaatttgaaaAATGGAGTGGTTCGATGTATATAAAAAAACTCAGGTTTTCACGTTACTAGAGAATAAAACCAGGAAGTTAATTTGGAAAGAAGCGTAGCAGTTTGATATTATATTTAAAAAATTGGATTTTtctagttactaaagaataaaatcaATAAGTTCAATTTCAAATAAGGAAGAAGTTCGATGTTTCTGAAAAACCTCCAATGTCcacatttctaaaaatacacaatgaagttcaaataaaaaagatAGATCAGTTCAATGTCTATAAAATCAtcagatttgttgcaagaagttcacgtgcaccttcgtgcacggttcagaatttatattgcgggacgtccgacctccaattacatgttttaaaatggcaagAAAATGACGTCCGAACTTCAATTCCGTGCAATTCGACGTACACACAAAAATgcgacagaagttcatagtgaaaacgacgagaagttcaagtactgcaaggaatgcatttcaggtgagaataaaaaatatagaaaaataaaagcataaaaggtttgttgaaagaagttcaagtgctctgtccagggaagttcaaaaattcttgcgagagaggttcacctcgTATTTCCATGTTTGATTTTTTCGTATAAAAATAGAATACAATTCTTTAATCAAAATATGAAaagtgaagttcaaattgaaataacagagaagttcggagtttatttgAACCTAGGATTTacatgttcaaaaaataaaaaacacaatgccattttttgcacttttaaaaataaCTCATAAACAGAAAAAATGGTTGgcagaagttcaagtgctcggcgaggaaaagtttaaaaattcttgtgagagaggttcaccgtgtatttagatgtccaaaatacatacaaaatatgttattttttgtgttttaaaataattctctcaaaccagagagaagttgaaaagtgataacaaccggaagttcacgtactacatggtgtgtatttcatataagaaaaatacaataaagtgaaagagagtgaagttcaaacagacttgccccagaagttcaactacttcacgcattgcaaaaaacaacacgtcaaaaacagagtgaagttcaaacagacatgcccgagaagttcaactacttcacgcagtgcatttccattcgcgatgaaggcagaaatcatgatctcgtcattttctaatttatttcaaaacggcaggaatatcatttgtgtaagttcaagtcctcgcacggagaaagttaaaaaatattgtgagacaggtttgtacaaaaagaatatcatttgtgtaacactgacaaaATGGATGacaaaattacaaacgaaaatatgtcacagaagttcaacgtgaaaacagcaggaagttcaccaactacactaaatgaatttcagatgaaaaacatttaaaatcgtcgcgagtatgaaaaaatgatcaacacgggaaagttgcgtgtttacaacagctttccatcggtatatcacttgctcaattccagtgagtggatggagagctacgagcagtggatgaagaGCTACGAGCAAGAAAAGCACatgaaaaaacagagtgaagttcaagtacacatgccgagaagttcaagtttttcacgcggtgcatttttgaagaatctgtttcgcgataaaggcagaatgaaTGATCCTGTCGTTTTCGAAATTACATGAAAATGGCTAGGAATTAGAGAAAATCATCAgcatgaaaaagtttcacatttttcgtagctttttaacggtatattatttgccccattccgataaaagtTCTAAAAATTAcagcgaaaatacgtttttagccattttaaaaaatgacataaaaccgtaatgaattggGAGAAATGATATATAccaaaagtttcgcatttcctcaagctttccaacgccatatcatttgctgcattcggacgtaaggttaaaaaattagctcgaaaatatgaactcggtggaacttataccgttttctaaattacttttaaaccgttcaaaattagaaaaaactttcaacaagagaaagtagcgcattttcataagctttccaacgccatatcatttgccttaATTGGATtggccgtttagaaatgacatcaaaaatacgaactcggctgttcggtttgcgaaattttatgattttccaaattactctttaaccataaggaatttgagaaaactttcaacatgtggaaagagcggttttacagcagctttccaacgccatatcatttgcctcattccgataaacagtttagaaatgcgatcgaagatacgattcacgttttttgtatgaagaaaaaacgattttcaaaactgctcttaaactgcttacattttgccaaaaaattaacttgggtcatgatactggtgtccatagctttccaacggtatatcgcaagcctcatttgggcaatgttggctgaagttcaacctagcactagaagaagttcaggtcgaacaactcggtgagtaaaattgcaaaaaacgcaagtTCATCACGAGCGAGAACAAAATCTGCCAaagagcgagattcctatttaaaaccaatatttagttgctaaaaaatgtttctagattacactaacattatatagaacacgactaaccaAAAAAAACTCATGGGGGAAGCCACGGTtgtgaagatagcccgaaggtcgggttcgtacagagggaagttcaggcgtgttactcaggcagttcaggttgtgatcagaatagtgtttatgtatgtatgtatgtatgtatgtgtgtgtgtatatatatatgtaggtaaaactgtgtctatcatagcttgccacagaactagttaagggttGCTAAACTTTTAACGGTTTAAAAGttataaaaaaatatgaaataaatatgggAGTATCTCTCTAATGTAATAAGATGATCCAATGAAGGGATTGTCAAAATATGCATCTATGTGTCCTCGGCAAAAGTAataagcatttcagctcactgcgacataaatatatactgaactatttgttgtttttgtccaggacacatacGGTCGTATTTTTTTAATCCCTCTGTTGGATtatgttatattataggtgtgttggttcagtatttttttcagaatttttcagaacttttgcaccgttgaaacccttaactagttctgtggcaagcacttgtagaaaataaacatccaattacataagtgactaatacagatcattcacacacacctcaataaacaattgcatgcattctaaagtaggagaaatgatcgtctagtcatctacttcttgtgacgctcccgccattgctatgtggctcgatccctcgtctgggtcaggaagaagacagttcctcatgtcaacgatctgcctgtacatctcgtagcttgtgtacgcgtccatggccgcgtacttgacatgttgttcatccagtctctcatgccacacactgtgccaggcgttcctgtccttattgctctcattcttcatcttcatgtagtaggggtcgacgatggccgaggcgaggtcaaccagggagttcaatttgtttttgtcgctgccccaaaCCTTGTAGTcgcgctggatgttgacaagattcaggcatttcaagcccaaaaccttgagcgcttttagatcgttggtggtgtccaccgcagcgaaactgtagtcggagttgttgataaacctggagaaatgctcgcaaggcgttgtagccaggtggtagtggtagacgaggacgtcatgttgcacacacaactgggtgacgacaaccttctgatcgtgcccatcatgacccatggtgtactcgaggtcgaagccgaccacttcgtacttgtcctcggcaaggaactgctccatagtttggatggagctctccaccgagaccggatcattcgtgtacaccaccgagagagccttccccctcacgtgggtgtccatgaCATGTTGCGTGGTGAACTACCCGCTGTTGTCGTTGTCGGccactgggagcgccattggagccacggggagcgccagtggaaccgctggatgtcctctctgtatgtgtcctcatgggtgtgcttattgtgtcgcgtgagatgagagatgaaggtaaatggccgcaggaataaaagggggtcgGGTAGCGTGGATTCTCGACGCGTCCGCATGGCAATTTTtacagcgggtaactgcatcgtcgcgccgcgcaaggcgcaaccgcatgcacacgaacgtgcgtgatcgtgcgccggccccaaacactggcagcgcgcgtggagggacgagggcagagcacccagagggacgcgagagcagagcgtgcc
This window of the Triticum aestivum cultivar Chinese Spring chromosome 5D, IWGSC CS RefSeq v2.1, whole genome shotgun sequence genome carries:
- the LOC123120338 gene encoding vegetative cell wall protein gp1, whose protein sequence is MSANFQKLQALHRACLDKAKSRMAAVDKAEVDLAGRVTKTQLFESRRAGQTGCSRTPENAKQRNLTGPIQPLQPAHSPPHELPNHHHLSLSHHVWALPHPPAAAADLAPAHLLPPPPWLQSTSCRRPLGPSAPPVAAHPTPRPEAPPTAAPVPDAPNTAGPLAPTPHPLLATGAAAPIRVLRHGDARPSLPLPCCQIHNAHLRDPLPDPPVQVTPPHSPAWPGAPRLCPNSLLATARFITYYRISSEEVPCCTSASWARWRNSCVTPHGCTTLSHSPVSLFLIEAISSEQIHVHA